One Pseudomonadota bacterium DNA window includes the following coding sequences:
- a CDS encoding response regulator, giving the protein MEGNVLLVDGVAAYRTMLAGRLDGLGCAVFEAGTAAGARSHVAARAFDVAVVDNCLPDEEGVALVTSLLDGGCGAKFVLVLEPTENALNPDDAAAQSGASVVVRGPVHPNALIQIVRGILGGRASTAPVMSPLSSSPPGPDARFLGAGRAAVLVASGDAETREHISSLLRTRGAAVFAIGERAELAGALEQLRPQLAIIDAELSDAHGFEVCRQLRSIDPWRDLPILLLISNGDPAGRRGCFEAGGDDFVEKPISEAELLARVEVRVELRLLLDDAATAARS; this is encoded by the coding sequence ATGGAAGGAAACGTTCTCCTCGTCGACGGTGTCGCCGCCTATAGGACGATGCTCGCGGGAAGGCTCGACGGTCTCGGCTGCGCCGTGTTCGAGGCCGGCACGGCGGCCGGCGCGCGAAGCCATGTCGCGGCCCGCGCATTCGACGTCGCCGTGGTCGACAACTGCCTGCCGGACGAGGAGGGCGTCGCCCTCGTCACGTCGCTCCTCGACGGCGGCTGCGGGGCGAAGTTCGTCCTCGTGCTCGAGCCGACCGAGAACGCGCTGAACCCCGACGACGCTGCGGCGCAGAGCGGCGCGTCGGTCGTGGTCCGGGGCCCGGTCCACCCGAACGCGCTGATCCAGATCGTCCGCGGGATCCTCGGCGGGCGCGCGTCGACGGCACCGGTCATGAGCCCGCTCTCCTCGTCTCCGCCCGGACCGGACGCCCGTTTCCTCGGCGCCGGCCGGGCGGCGGTGCTCGTCGCCTCCGGCGACGCCGAGACGCGGGAGCACATCTCGTCGCTGCTGCGCACGCGCGGCGCGGCCGTCTTCGCGATCGGGGAGCGCGCCGAGCTCGCGGGCGCTCTCGAACAGCTGCGCCCCCAGCTCGCCATCATCGACGCCGAGCTCTCCGACGCGCACGGCTTCGAGGTCTGCAGGCAGCTTCGCAGCATCGATCCGTGGCGCGATCTGCCGATCCTGCTCCTGATCTCGAACGGCGATCCGGCCGGTCGGCGCGGCTGCTTCGAGGCCGGTGGCGACGACTTCGTCGAGAAGCCGATCTCCGAGGCCGAGCTGCTCGCCCGCGTCGAGGTGCGCGTGGAGCTCAGGCTGCTGCTCGACGACGCCGCGACCGCGGCGCGATCATAG
- a CDS encoding YggS family pyridoxal phosphate-dependent enzyme — protein sequence MSGIARDLDEVRGRIAQAARRAGRDPAEVTLVAVSKTHGPDAIREAYAAGQRDFGENYAQELRDKAGALADLPGLRWHFIGHLQRNKVRLVAPYAAIVETVDSERLAAELSRFAVEIGRRIACLVQVNVGEEAQKSGCAPDAALAVISAVERAPGLELLGLMTLPPFDLDAAGTSVHFRALRALRDACGGASRLPHLSMGMSHDFEEAVREGATIVRVGTAVFGGRGL from the coding sequence ATGAGCGGGATCGCACGGGACCTCGACGAGGTGCGGGGGCGCATCGCGCAGGCCGCGCGGCGCGCCGGCAGGGATCCGGCGGAGGTGACGCTCGTCGCCGTCTCCAAGACCCACGGCCCCGACGCGATCCGGGAGGCGTACGCGGCCGGGCAGCGGGACTTCGGCGAGAACTACGCGCAGGAGCTCCGGGACAAGGCCGGCGCGCTCGCCGATCTCCCCGGGCTGCGGTGGCACTTCATCGGCCACCTCCAGCGCAACAAGGTGCGGCTTGTCGCGCCGTACGCCGCGATCGTGGAGACCGTCGACTCCGAGCGGCTCGCCGCGGAGCTGTCCCGGTTCGCCGTCGAGATCGGGCGGCGGATTGCCTGCCTCGTCCAGGTCAACGTCGGGGAGGAGGCGCAGAAGTCCGGGTGCGCGCCCGACGCCGCCCTGGCCGTGATCTCCGCCGTCGAGCGGGCACCGGGGCTCGAGCTCCTCGGGCTGATGACCCTGCCGCCCTTCGATCTCGACGCGGCCGGAACGAGCGTCCACTTCCGCGCGCTCCGCGCGCTGCGCGACGCTTGCGGCGGCGCTTCGCGCCTGCCGCACCTCTCGATGGGGATGAGCCACGACTTCGAGGAGGCGGTTCGCGAAGGCGCGACGATCGTCCGCGTCGGCACCGCGGTCTTCGGGGGACGCGGGCTATGA
- a CDS encoding Maf family protein: MGSRIDIVLASASARRRRMFEEMGIPFEVVPADIDEAMAAGEAPGAYALRAAREKAGAVAETLARKGRTPWIVGADTIVVLGRDVLTKPADRAEAEAMLGRLSGREHTVITGWAVGRRGGPWISRTAETQVLFHPLSKEQVRGYAATGEGMDKAGAYAIQGIGAFLVARIDGDYFNVVGLPISLVARALIEVGAMPGFLAP, encoded by the coding sequence ATGGGAAGCCGGATCGACATCGTCCTCGCCTCCGCGTCCGCGCGGCGGCGACGGATGTTCGAGGAGATGGGGATCCCCTTCGAGGTCGTGCCGGCCGACATCGACGAGGCGATGGCCGCGGGCGAGGCGCCGGGCGCGTACGCCCTGCGGGCCGCGCGGGAGAAGGCGGGCGCCGTCGCGGAGACGCTCGCGCGGAAGGGCCGAACGCCGTGGATCGTCGGCGCCGACACGATCGTCGTCCTCGGCCGCGACGTGCTCACGAAGCCCGCGGATCGGGCCGAGGCGGAGGCGATGCTCGGGCGCCTCTCCGGGCGGGAGCACACCGTCATCACCGGGTGGGCCGTGGGTCGGCGCGGCGGGCCCTGGATCTCCCGGACCGCCGAGACGCAGGTCCTCTTTCACCCCCTCTCCAAGGAGCAGGTCCGGGGCTACGCCGCGACCGGCGAGGGCATGGACAAGGCCGGGGCGTACGCGATCCAGGGCATCGGCGCGTTCCTGGTGGCGCGCATCGACGGGGACTACTTCAACGTCGTCGGCCTCCCGATCTCGCTCGTGGCGCGCGCGCTCATCGAGGTCGGGGCGATGCCGGGGTTCCTCGCACCATGA